A DNA window from Bos javanicus breed banteng chromosome 10, ARS-OSU_banteng_1.0, whole genome shotgun sequence contains the following coding sequences:
- the LOC133255375 gene encoding olfactory receptor 4K2-like, giving the protein MEGVNHSRVSEFVLLGLTDSPQLQIFLFVMFSVFYLMTMLGNCLILLTVLSTPHLHSPMYFLLSNLSLIDMCLSSFATPKMIMDFFAQHKTISFEGCISQIFFLHLFTGTEIVLLISMSFDRYIAICKPLHYSSIMSQRVCVGLVATSWTVGFLHTMSQLAFTLYLPFCGPNVVDSFFCDLPLVIQLACIDIYVLGIFMISTSGVIALVSFLFLLTSYITVLVTIKDHSSTGSTKAFSTCTAHFIVVLMFFGPCIFIYVWPFTDFLVDKVLSVFYTIFTPFLNPLIYTLRNQEVKTAVKKKLSNQYLNLGKTTPIYSVQ; this is encoded by the coding sequence ATGGAGGGAGTCAACCATTCCAGAGTGTCTGAATTTGTGTTACTTGGACTTACTGATTCTCCTCAGCTCCAGATTTTCCTTTTTgtgatgttttctgttttctaccTAATGACCATGTTGGGCAATTGTCTGATTTTGCTCACGGTACTGTCCACCCCACACCTTCACTCCCCCATGTACTTCCTGCTCAGCAACCTGTCTCTCATCGACATGTGTCTGTCTTCCTTTGCCACTCCAAAGATGATCATGGACTTCTTTGCTCAGCACAAGACCATCTCCTTCGAGGGATGCATTTCTCAGATCTTCTTTTTGCACCTCTTCACTGGGACTGAAATTGTGCTGCTCATCTCCATGTCTTTTGACAGGTACATTGCCATATGCAAACCTCTCCATTATTCATCAATTATGAGCCAAAGAGTGTGTGTTGGGCTTGTGGCAACTTCTTGGACAGTGGGCTTCTTGCATACAATGAGCCAGTTAGCTTTTACCCTCTATTTACCCTTTTGTGGTCCCAATGTTGTGGACAGTTTCTTCTGTGACCTTCCTTTGGTCATCCAGCTGGCATGTATAGACATATATGTTCTTGGAATCTTCATGATTTCAACCAGTGGTGTGATTGCTCTtgtaagttttctgtttttgctgacttcctACATCACTGTTCTGGTCACTATCAAGGACCACTCCTCCACTGGATCAACTAAGGCTTTTTCTACCTGCACTGCACATTTCATAGTTGTGTTGATGTTCTTTGGGCCCTGCATATTTATCTATGTGTGGCCTTTCACAGACTTCCTGGTGGACAAAGTTCTCTCTGTTTTCTACACCATCTTTACCCCTTTTCTGAATCCACTTATCTATACTCTGAGAAACCAGGAAGTGAAAACAGCTGTGAAGAAGAAACTAAGTAACCAATATTTAAATCTTGGGAAAACTACTCCGATATATTCAGTACAATGA